A DNA window from Primulina tabacum isolate GXHZ01 chromosome 12, ASM2559414v2, whole genome shotgun sequence contains the following coding sequences:
- the LOC142520995 gene encoding uncharacterized protein LOC142520995 isoform X2: MLDVIKEKYDLPPGTESWTLRSIATKWRNWKSELKKKYYDPELPMQVLLEKRDKRAFVEQYVKLVAQWNSEKSKERSEKNKIARNQKIMNQTTGRRSFAQVQQKLKKEKGRPPSRVELFHACFTHANGSSSGNIVAEKLVTRILDFDKDEMVE; this comes from the exons ATGCTAGATGTTATAAAG GAAAAGTACGACCTTCCTCCTGGAACAGAAAGTTGGACGCTACGTTCAATAGCAACAAAATGGAGAAACTGGAAGTCAGAACTAAAAAAGAAGTATTATGATCCTGAGTTGCCAATGCAAGTTCTTCTTGAAAAAAGAGATAAAAGAGCTTTTGTAGAACAATATGTGAAACTAGTTGCTCAGTGGAATTCAGAAAAATCAAAG GAGAGAAGTGAAAAAAATAAGATTGCTCGGAACCAAAAGATAATGAATCAGACAACTGGAAGAAGATCTTTCGCTCAAGTGCAACAAAAATTG aaaaaagaaaaagggcGACCTCCATCAAGAGTTGAATTATTTCATGCCTGTTTCACTCATGCTAATGGAAGTTCCTCAGGCAACATTGTGGCAGAAAAATTG gtgaCAAGAATATTGGATTTTGATAAAGATGAGATGGTTGAATAA
- the LOC142520995 gene encoding uncharacterized protein LOC142520995 isoform X3 gives MLDVIKEKYDLPPGTESWTLRSIATKWRNWKSELKKKYYDPELPMQVLLEKRDKRAFVEQYVKLVAQWNSEKSKERSEKNKIARNQKIMNQTTGRRSFAQVQQKLKKEKGRPPSRVELFHACFTHANGSSSGNIVAEKLLQ, from the exons ATGCTAGATGTTATAAAG GAAAAGTACGACCTTCCTCCTGGAACAGAAAGTTGGACGCTACGTTCAATAGCAACAAAATGGAGAAACTGGAAGTCAGAACTAAAAAAGAAGTATTATGATCCTGAGTTGCCAATGCAAGTTCTTCTTGAAAAAAGAGATAAAAGAGCTTTTGTAGAACAATATGTGAAACTAGTTGCTCAGTGGAATTCAGAAAAATCAAAG GAGAGAAGTGAAAAAAATAAGATTGCTCGGAACCAAAAGATAATGAATCAGACAACTGGAAGAAGATCTTTCGCTCAAGTGCAACAAAAATTG aaaaaagaaaaagggcGACCTCCATCAAGAGTTGAATTATTTCATGCCTGTTTCACTCATGCTAATGGAAGTTCCTCAGGCAACATTGTGGCAGAAAAATTG CTGCAATGA
- the LOC142520995 gene encoding uncharacterized protein LOC142520995 isoform X1, with product MHSESFAFWFAKHLWLLLLIGMANEGKTVGKPHFHHQDKANTQSRIMIANHAARSPKKVGLAREDNSMKASGKEFQNIQGMLNNQMDGVSKHQHNDLQDCQRIQGASRNQIDEASNQNDIELQGLTSRIAFNNNPHVENDFMDEESDQDVDSESESLDAEKKTRGPTFMKKI from the exons ATGCATAGTGAGTCTTTTGCCTTTTGGTTTGCCAAACAT TTGTGGCTCTTGCTCTTGATAGGAATGGCTAATGAGGGTAAAACTGTTGGAAAACCTCATTTTCATCATCAAGATAAGGCAAATACACAATCTCGAATTATGATTGCCAATCACGCAGCTCGAAGTCCAAAAAAAG TTGGTCTTGCAAGAGAAGACAATAGCATGAAAGCTAGCGGAAAAG AATTTCAAAACATACAAGGTATGTTGAATAACCAAATGGATGGAGTTTCAAAGCACCAAcacaatgatttacaag ATTGTCAAAGGATACAAGGTGCATCAAGAAACCAAATAGATGAAGCTTCAAATCAAAATGACATTGAATTACAAG GTTTGACTTCTAGGATCGCATTCAACAATAACCCacatgttgaaaatgattttatggaCGAAGAATCTGATCAAG ATGTAGATAGCGAAAGTGAATCTCTTGACGCTGAGAAGAAAACTAGAGGCCCTacatttatgaaaaaaatttag